The nucleotide sequence GGTGAACACGTCGAACGCGACCGCCGGTGCGGCCTCGACCAGCAGTTCGCGGCGGATCTCGGGTACGGGACTCATCGCTCGTCCTCCTCCGGTTCGGGCGTGGCGCGGGCGACCTCGGCGGCATACGCGTCGAGCGCGACGTCCCAGGTGCCGACCAGCCACTCCTGCACGGCCGCCAGCCCGTCCGGCGCCAGCGCGTAGAGGTTGCGGGTGCCCACGCTGCGGTGCTCGATCAGCCCGGCGCCGCTGAGTACCCGCAGGTGCTTGCTCACGGCGGGCCGGCCGACCGGCAGTCGCTCGGCCAGCTTGCCGACGGGCGTCGGGCCGTCGCGCAACAACTCGAGGATGCGCCGCCGCACGGGCTCGCCGAGGGCGTCGAACGCCGCATCCGCTGATTGGTTACTCATGGGCAACGGTTACTCTACAGCAACCATTGCTACTCCGTCTCGATCAGCGCCGCGATCCGTTCACCGGCCATGACGGCGGTCGCGGCCGGCCCGCTCGACGTCACCGCCGGGAAGATCGACGTGTCGGCGACGCGCAGGCCGGTGACGCCGTGCACGCGGCCGTGCTCGTCGACGACGCCGTCCGGGCCCATCGCGCAGCCGCCGCTGAGGTGGATCGCGGTCCCGACGTGCGCGGCCAGCCAGCGGTCCAGCGCCGCGTCGTCGGCCAGGACGTCGTCGTCGAGGCCGGGCGTCGTCCGCGCCGCGACCAGTGGCCGGAACGCCGCCGTCGTCAGCAGCCGCACCGCCACCCGCACGCCGTCCCGCAGCCGGGCCCGGTCCTCCGGCGTGGACAGGAAGTGGTGGTCCAGGCGCGGCGACACCGCCGGGTCGGCCGAGACCAGTTCGACGGTGCCGCGGCTGGTCTCCTGCTGCAGCGCGACCCGCAGTGCCAGGTCGTCGCCGGCGCCGGGGACGACCACGCCGAGCGGCCGCGTCCAGCACAGGATCTCCAGGTCGCCCTCGTACGGCGACCCGGTCGCGGTGAACGCCAGCCGGCCCTGCAGCGGCAGCGCCGCCGACGGCGTCAGCGCGGCGCCCGCGGGCCGGTACCCGACGGTGATCTCGGGGTGATCGCTGGTCCCGCGGCCGACGCCGGGCAGATCGGCGACCACGGGCACGCCGAGCGACGCCAGCCGCGCGGCCGGGCCGACGCCGGACACCATGAGCAGCTGCGGCGACAGCACGGCTCCGGCGGACAGGATCACCTCGCCGGCCTGTACCTCCTCAGTGCGGCCCTCCCGCGAGACCACCACGCCGACGGCCCGG is from Jiangella alkaliphila and encodes:
- a CDS encoding ArsR/SmtB family transcription factor translates to MSNQSADAAFDALGEPVRRRILELLRDGPTPVGKLAERLPVGRPAVSKHLRVLSGAGLIEHRSVGTRNLYALAPDGLAAVQEWLVGTWDVALDAYAAEVARATPEPEEDER
- the mftG gene encoding mycofactocin dehydrogenase MftG, which produces MFYDVVVVGAGATGAPLAARLSDNPDRRVLLLEAGPDEQPAELLDPATMPAAALGHPAAWAFPARLTTDVTAVVPRGRIVGGSTAINGGYFVRGAPADFDRWAALGNPAWSWERVRPFFAALEDDRDHGDRPGHGHGGPVPVRRDAPPHPVTTAFYAACAELGFPAQPDQNDGGRPGYGPVPLSVADGLRHSTARTHLAAARGRPNLTVLGGAVVRRVLFAGARAVGVVVSREGRTEEVQAGEVILSAGAVLSPQLLMVSGVGPAARLASLGVPVVADLPGVGRGTSDHPEITVGYRPAGAALTPSAALPLQGRLAFTATGSPYEGDLEILCWTRPLGVVVPGAGDDLALRVALQQETSRGTVELVSADPAVSPRLDHHFLSTPEDRARLRDGVRVAVRLLTTAAFRPLVAARTTPGLDDDVLADDAALDRWLAAHVGTAIHLSGGCAMGPDGVVDEHGRVHGVTGLRVADTSIFPAVTSSGPAATAVMAGERIAALIETE